Proteins encoded together in one Marispirochaeta sp. window:
- a CDS encoding TRAP transporter substrate-binding protein, producing MKAMKILMQIALVLLLSSTLIFAEGSKESGGADQTYEMSISYGGASGGEDDISAKEFKKRIEEKSNGRIQVKLYGNEQLGKEVDIVNMLELGNVDMAIMGTTVHQQAAPEYNIWSAYYIFKNSDEVMHILNGPIGDRVEKAMLANKDIRIIGYGLRGPRHLTSKRPIRNASEVKGLKIRIPLQPIYVESWKALGAQPQAIAYGELYMALRQGIVEAQENPLAYIYAPHFDEVQDYVNQTAHQRAFFTYVVSDKFYQKLPADLQDLIIEEGKGITQFHNELQAAGEEDYKKKLQEKGMEFIEVDVDSFQQALKDIPNQFADSWVPGLYDDIKAEISKM from the coding sequence ATGAAAGCCATGAAAATTCTCATGCAGATCGCACTTGTTCTGCTCCTTTCATCCACGCTGATCTTTGCCGAAGGTTCAAAAGAGAGCGGTGGAGCGGATCAGACCTATGAAATGTCGATTTCCTACGGCGGAGCATCCGGTGGAGAAGACGACATTTCCGCCAAAGAGTTCAAGAAGAGAATCGAGGAAAAATCCAACGGCCGTATTCAGGTCAAACTGTACGGCAACGAACAGCTTGGTAAAGAGGTTGATATCGTCAACATGCTCGAGCTGGGCAATGTGGATATGGCAATTATGGGAACCACCGTACATCAGCAGGCCGCGCCTGAGTATAACATCTGGAGTGCTTACTACATCTTTAAGAACAGCGATGAGGTTATGCACATCCTGAACGGCCCTATCGGCGACCGTGTCGAAAAAGCAATGCTTGCCAACAAAGATATCCGCATAATCGGTTACGGCCTTCGCGGGCCTCGGCACCTGACCTCTAAGCGTCCTATCCGAAACGCTTCAGAAGTCAAGGGTCTTAAAATCCGTATTCCTCTGCAGCCTATCTACGTAGAAAGCTGGAAGGCCCTCGGTGCTCAGCCCCAGGCCATCGCCTACGGAGAACTCTACATGGCTCTGCGGCAGGGAATCGTCGAAGCCCAGGAAAACCCCCTGGCCTATATCTACGCTCCCCACTTTGACGAAGTCCAGGACTACGTTAACCAGACTGCCCACCAGCGTGCCTTTTTTACCTATGTTGTAAGCGATAAGTTTTACCAGAAGCTTCCCGCGGACCTTCAGGACCTTATCATCGAAGAAGGTAAAGGCATTACCCAGTTCCACAACGAACTACAGGCTGCGGGGGAAGAAGACTACAAGAAGAAACTCCAGGAAAAAGGAATGGAGTTTATCGAAGTAGATGTAGACTCTTTCCAGCAGGCCCTCAAAGACATTCCCAACCAGTTTGCCGACAGCTGGGTACCCGGGCTTTACGACGACATCAAGGCTGAAATCTCCAAGATGTAG
- a CDS encoding TRAP transporter small permease, producing the protein MEKKLVRILEIICGAFLVAMVALLFAQVGTRYILQGSLLWAGEIAVWFFVWITYLGAVILYINKKHIVVDILTTFLPEKVNKTIEMISSVIILIFLLIVFKESIPVVISYSKQTATSVALSKKYLFSSLSVSTGLMILYTIYSFIHKLRRH; encoded by the coding sequence ATGGAAAAGAAACTTGTTCGCATTCTCGAGATTATCTGCGGTGCATTCCTGGTAGCCATGGTCGCGCTCCTGTTTGCGCAGGTTGGTACTCGATACATTCTCCAGGGATCACTGCTCTGGGCCGGAGAAATAGCCGTCTGGTTCTTCGTCTGGATAACCTACCTGGGAGCGGTAATTCTCTATATCAACAAGAAGCATATTGTCGTCGACATCCTGACCACATTTTTACCGGAAAAGGTGAATAAAACGATCGAGATGATCTCTTCAGTTATTATTCTCATCTTTTTACTAATTGTTTTTAAGGAATCGATTCCGGTGGTTATATCTTACTCAAAACAGACCGCTACTTCTGTAGCGCTTTCCAAGAAGTATCTTTTTTCTTCTTTGTCAGTGTCTACCGGGTTAATGATTCTTTATACCATCTACTCATTCATTCATAAACTCAGGAGGCACTAG
- a CDS encoding TRAP transporter large permease: protein MLTVVLLTMLSGFLLGIPVAITLGLATLSYFFMNPGLPMVNIPLRFVTGAESYTLMAIPLYMLAGNIMNSTGVTDKIFRFTRALVGHYTGGTAQVNILASFIFSGMSGSALADASGVGKVLIKAMVDEGYDVEFSAAVTGASATIGPVFPPSIPMVLIGGVAGISVGKLFIGGIIPGIMLAIYMMVLVYIISKRRNYPRRSKANLPELGKEFWGALPALSTPVVILGGILGGLFTPTEAGVVAVFYALVIGIFVYKQRDFRKFFEMFVDTAKGTASIMFIVGAAYSLAWVFSKEQVGILLTDGITTLSSNPTVVLILILLGFLAAGCVLNPSANIIIFVPMLMPLVTSVGIDLVHFGVLATLVLMIGLVTPPLGLSMFIICEITGLTTMQFTKGMLIFFVALLAVVVTMIFFPATITWLPQVIIGG, encoded by the coding sequence ATGCTGACGGTAGTATTATTAACAATGCTTTCGGGGTTTCTTCTGGGTATTCCTGTTGCAATCACCCTGGGGCTTGCAACCCTTTCCTATTTTTTCATGAATCCCGGCCTTCCCATGGTAAATATCCCCCTGCGCTTTGTAACCGGTGCCGAGTCCTATACCCTGATGGCCATTCCCCTCTACATGCTGGCCGGGAACATCATGAACAGTACCGGTGTTACCGACAAGATCTTCCGTTTCACCAGAGCCCTTGTCGGTCATTACACCGGAGGAACGGCTCAGGTAAACATTCTGGCCAGCTTTATTTTTTCCGGCATGTCCGGTTCTGCCCTGGCAGACGCAAGCGGAGTGGGAAAAGTGCTGATCAAGGCCATGGTGGATGAAGGCTATGATGTTGAGTTCAGCGCTGCAGTAACCGGAGCCTCAGCAACCATCGGCCCGGTGTTTCCCCCCAGCATTCCCATGGTCCTGATCGGAGGAGTAGCGGGAATCTCTGTTGGAAAGCTTTTTATCGGAGGAATCATCCCCGGAATCATGTTGGCAATTTACATGATGGTTCTGGTTTACATTATTTCAAAAAGACGCAATTATCCCAGAAGGAGCAAAGCAAACTTACCTGAGCTCGGTAAGGAGTTTTGGGGCGCCCTGCCGGCCCTTTCTACTCCGGTTGTTATTCTGGGCGGAATCCTTGGCGGCCTCTTTACTCCCACCGAAGCCGGAGTTGTCGCCGTCTTTTATGCTCTGGTAATCGGCATATTCGTCTACAAACAGCGGGATTTCAGAAAATTTTTTGAGATGTTCGTTGATACTGCAAAGGGAACAGCCAGTATCATGTTTATAGTTGGTGCAGCCTACTCCCTTGCATGGGTATTTTCGAAAGAACAGGTCGGGATTCTGCTGACTGATGGAATAACGACGCTTTCTTCCAATCCTACGGTTGTGCTTATCCTGATTCTTCTCGGATTCCTGGCAGCGGGCTGCGTTCTGAACCCTTCGGCAAATATTATTATCTTCGTACCCATGTTGATGCCCCTGGTAACCAGCGTAGGAATCGACCTTGTTCACTTTGGCGTTCTGGCAACACTGGTACTGATGATCGGCCTGGTAACCCCGCCTTTGGGATTAAGTATGTTCATAATATGCGAGATAACGGGGTTAACGACGATGCAATTTACCAAAGGAATGCTTATTTTCTTTGTTGCCCTTCTTGCAGTCGTTGTAACCATGATCTTTTTCCCGGCGACAATCACCTGGCTGCCTCAAGTCATTATAGGCGGATAA
- a CDS encoding carbonic anhydrase: MDYLFEGVKEFSTKDFNHFRELFEGLGKKQSPHSLFIGCSDSRIVPHLITKTLPGELFIIRNIANVVPYYRSSEEYLSTTSAVEYAVKMLNVENIIVCGHSNCGGCNALYLSDDELKETPHTRKWLELVRPVKERIEKDPELVKDTVKREWVTEQLNIVEQMNHLLSYPYILERYNKKEINILGWYYIIETGEIFNYDKEEHLFTIIE; encoded by the coding sequence ATGGATTATCTGTTTGAAGGTGTTAAAGAGTTTTCGACCAAAGACTTTAACCATTTTCGCGAGCTTTTCGAAGGTCTGGGCAAAAAGCAGTCCCCTCATTCGTTGTTTATCGGGTGCTCCGATTCCCGGATTGTTCCTCATTTGATTACAAAAACACTACCCGGAGAACTCTTCATTATTCGTAACATTGCGAATGTTGTCCCCTATTACCGGTCTTCCGAGGAGTATTTGTCAACGACTTCTGCAGTGGAGTACGCGGTAAAAATGCTTAACGTGGAGAATATCATTGTATGCGGTCATTCCAACTGCGGCGGCTGCAATGCCTTATACTTAAGCGACGATGAACTGAAAGAGACGCCTCATACCAGAAAATGGCTGGAGCTCGTGCGGCCGGTAAAGGAAAGAATAGAAAAGGATCCTGAGTTGGTAAAAGATACGGTAAAGCGTGAGTGGGTTACCGAACAGCTGAACATTGTTGAGCAGATGAATCATCTCCTGAGTTATCCCTATATACTGGAGCGGTACAATAAAAAGGAGATAAATATTCTTGGTTGGTACTATATAATCGAGACGGGAGAAATCTTTAACTACGACAAAGAAGAACATTTGTTTACTATAATAGAGTAA
- a CDS encoding GNAT family N-acetyltransferase, producing the protein MEFDIREATAADFEAIWPIFHEVISAGETYGYDPDTGKSKAYEFWMKIPLKTFVLEKNEEVLGTYYIKPNHHGPGAHVCNCGYMVASRARGQGIATELCRHSQAVALDLGFLAMQFNFVSSSNVTAVKLWTKLGFVTVGRLPKAFKHPSMGFFDALVMYKWLEPNS; encoded by the coding sequence ATGGAATTTGATATTCGGGAAGCGACAGCTGCGGATTTTGAAGCTATATGGCCCATCTTTCATGAAGTAATTTCCGCCGGAGAGACCTACGGCTATGATCCGGATACCGGAAAATCTAAGGCTTACGAGTTTTGGATGAAGATCCCTCTGAAGACCTTTGTCCTGGAAAAAAACGAAGAAGTACTCGGGACCTATTATATAAAACCGAATCATCATGGACCCGGGGCTCATGTCTGCAACTGCGGTTATATGGTTGCTTCTCGCGCCAGGGGACAGGGCATTGCAACCGAGCTGTGCCGGCATTCCCAGGCGGTAGCTCTGGATTTGGGTTTTTTGGCCATGCAGTTTAACTTTGTCTCCTCCAGCAATGTCACGGCGGTTAAGCTCTGGACGAAACTGGGATTTGTGACTGTGGGCAGGCTGCCCAAGGCATTTAAACATCCTTCTATGGGTTTTTTTGATGCACTGGTAATGTACAAGTGGCTTGAACCCAATTCATAA
- a CDS encoding YdeI/OmpD-associated family protein — MSVIHCKTTLFFVGTWTILRIPETASALLPSRGLTFVEGTINNVPFKAVLEPDGKGSHWFRVEKALQDSLEASAGDTVALELKPSTNWPEPDVPEDLKKALMLDPNIRTLWQDIPPLARWDWVRWIRSTKNRETRMRRIEAACDKMAKGERRPCCFNRNMCTEPEVSRKGVLLGPSQE, encoded by the coding sequence GTGTCGGTTATACACTGTAAAACGACACTTTTTTTCGTAGGAACCTGGACAATTCTGCGGATCCCGGAAACAGCAAGCGCACTGCTACCATCCCGTGGTTTGACCTTTGTTGAAGGAACTATCAACAATGTACCGTTTAAGGCGGTGCTTGAGCCGGACGGAAAAGGAAGTCACTGGTTCAGGGTCGAAAAGGCTTTGCAGGATTCGCTTGAAGCTTCCGCGGGAGACACTGTCGCGCTGGAACTGAAACCGTCAACGAACTGGCCGGAACCTGATGTTCCTGAGGATCTGAAGAAGGCGCTGATGCTTGATCCGAATATCCGTACCCTATGGCAGGACATTCCACCCCTGGCGCGCTGGGACTGGGTCCGGTGGATAAGATCGACAAAGAACCGGGAAACCCGGATGCGTCGAATCGAAGCGGCCTGTGATAAGATGGCCAAGGGTGAACGGCGCCCGTGCTGTTTTAACCGTAATATGTGTACGGAACCGGAAGTTTCACGTAAGGGCGTGCTTTTGGGGCCATCTCAAGAGTGA
- a CDS encoding DinB family protein, translating to MKKESLKLKKMIKKTYYEYTDIKDEICSINLSPDTWSIKEIFGHLIDSAANNYQRFVRLQETDSLDFPGYDYNRIKIIKYNSYSYPQILELWKQYNLLLCHIIKNMDDSKRENSWNTDGRELTLSFLVTDYIDHLEIHLSQLAERLKAVQENLALS from the coding sequence ATGAAGAAAGAAAGCTTGAAACTAAAGAAAATGATTAAAAAAACGTATTATGAATATACTGATATTAAGGATGAGATCTGCTCTATAAATCTTTCTCCGGATACATGGTCCATTAAAGAGATTTTCGGACACCTTATAGATTCTGCAGCGAACAATTATCAGCGATTTGTCAGGCTGCAGGAAACCGATAGTCTTGATTTTCCGGGATATGATTACAACCGGATTAAGATAATCAAATACAATTCCTATTCGTACCCTCAAATCCTGGAGCTCTGGAAGCAGTATAACTTGCTGCTCTGCCACATTATTAAAAATATGGATGATTCAAAGAGGGAAAATAGCTGGAATACCGACGGAAGAGAGCTGACTTTGTCTTTTTTGGTAACCGATTATATCGACCATCTGGAAATTCATCTCTCACAACTCGCGGAGCGTTTGAAAGCAGTCCAGGAAAATCTGGCCCTGTCATAA
- a CDS encoding type 1 glutamine amidotransferase family protein has translation MNVYLYVLDTLADWEIGYLTAELNSKRYFRNKNDDCKVITVGNGKEPICTMGGLYITPDIDIKEIRFQHEDILILPGGDTWQEEENRNILLFAKDLISRGAKVAAICGATVGLATVGALDNKKHTSNDKGFLKMVCPEYSGESNYIEKPAIVDEYLITASGLGALEFTYEILRMLNVFRPETLESWYNLYTTKEAQYFYSLMSSLSE, from the coding sequence ATGAATGTCTATTTATACGTACTTGATACTTTGGCGGACTGGGAGATAGGGTATTTAACTGCTGAACTTAACAGTAAAAGATATTTTCGGAATAAAAACGATGATTGTAAGGTAATTACAGTAGGAAACGGTAAAGAACCAATCTGTACTATGGGCGGTTTGTATATTACGCCCGACATCGATATTAAAGAGATAAGGTTTCAGCATGAGGATATTCTTATTCTTCCTGGAGGTGATACCTGGCAGGAAGAGGAAAACAGGAATATATTATTATTCGCAAAGGACTTAATAAGCAGGGGAGCAAAGGTCGCTGCAATCTGCGGAGCGACAGTTGGATTGGCAACTGTAGGAGCTTTAGACAACAAGAAGCACACAAGCAATGATAAGGGTTTTCTAAAAATGGTTTGTCCCGAATACTCTGGTGAAAGCAACTATATTGAAAAACCTGCAATTGTGGACGAATACCTGATCACAGCTTCCGGCCTGGGGGCTCTGGAGTTTACTTATGAAATACTAAGGATGTTGAATGTTTTCAGACCTGAGACCCTGGAAAGCTGGTACAACTTATACACAACAAAGGAAGCACAATATTTTTACTCTTTAATGAGTTCATTGTCAGAATAG
- a CDS encoding dihydrofolate reductase family protein has protein sequence MRKVRYQVACSLDGYIAGPEDDYDWITPEPAFDFNALYDQFDTLLMGRRTYEIVSAAGESFRGKQVIVASRKLRQQDHPEVEVVSKDLEHRVNELHRQPGRDVWLYGGGELFSELLKWNLVDTVEPAIIPVLLGGGVPFFPSPAVHRRLTLIRQSVYPSGMILLEYEIQKDLPGYREHGAADSTVV, from the coding sequence ATGAGAAAAGTCCGGTATCAAGTGGCGTGCAGCCTCGATGGATATATTGCTGGGCCGGAGGATGATTATGACTGGATAACACCGGAGCCCGCGTTTGATTTCAATGCACTCTACGACCAGTTCGATACACTGCTGATGGGGCGGCGCACGTACGAGATCGTCAGTGCAGCTGGAGAGAGTTTCCGCGGAAAGCAGGTAATTGTTGCTTCACGGAAGCTCAGACAGCAAGATCACCCGGAAGTTGAAGTTGTCAGTAAGGATTTAGAACACCGAGTCAACGAGCTGCACAGGCAGCCTGGCCGTGATGTCTGGCTTTACGGAGGCGGAGAACTTTTCTCTGAGCTTCTGAAATGGAACCTTGTCGACACTGTTGAGCCGGCAATTATCCCGGTACTTTTGGGGGGTGGTGTCCCGTTTTTTCCATCACCTGCAGTGCATAGACGATTAACATTGATCAGGCAAAGCGTCTACCCCAGCGGTATGATTCTTCTTGAATATGAGATCCAGAAAGACCTTCCTGGTTATAGAGAGCATGGTGCAGCAGATTCAACGGTGGTGTAA
- a CDS encoding VOC family protein, which yields MKKTNPLHTACTMKVKFSHVNLISRNWRSLADFYVAVFDCKPKPPERDLSGLWLNKLTGLNKSQIKGIHLLLPGYDSDGPTLEIFEYNQNIKNYKKNINVEGFGHIAFAVENVEEKLKLLLKHGGSTVGELIEADITGVGRISVVYARDPEGNIIEIQKWV from the coding sequence ATGAAAAAAACAAACCCTTTGCATACTGCATGTACTATGAAAGTAAAATTTTCCCACGTTAATTTGATTAGTCGAAACTGGCGTTCTTTAGCTGATTTCTATGTTGCAGTGTTTGACTGCAAACCTAAACCGCCCGAACGGGATTTGTCCGGGTTATGGCTGAATAAACTAACAGGTCTGAATAAATCCCAAATAAAGGGTATACACCTGCTGCTTCCCGGATATGATTCAGACGGACCTACATTGGAAATTTTTGAGTATAATCAAAATATAAAAAATTACAAAAAAAATATAAATGTCGAAGGCTTTGGTCATATTGCCTTTGCAGTGGAGAATGTTGAGGAAAAGTTAAAACTGTTATTAAAACATGGCGGATCAACGGTGGGTGAACTGATTGAGGCTGATATAACCGGGGTTGGGAGAATCAGTGTTGTGTATGCCAGAGATCCTGAAGGGAATATTATTGAGATTCAAAAATGGGTATAG
- a CDS encoding methyltransferase domain-containing protein, translated as MKKIPIWYYDEATHSGVNYSDQNVVNEYDDQHTRFRDYQNEAIKIIQAVKITKEDTVLDLGCGSGEIAINVAEHCKKLVAVDISAKMIDLCKRKISHNNIHNVFPVCGGLLSYEHNSEPVDVVISNVVLHHLPDFWKLIALKNIYELLKPGGRFFLFDVVFSFPVEEHKENISKWLDVMEEKAGKHMMEESLVHVKEEYSTWDWILEKMLEKTGFKIVNTVGEIPNTRAYICLKEQ; from the coding sequence ATGAAAAAAATACCTATATGGTACTATGATGAGGCGACACATTCAGGAGTGAATTATTCAGATCAGAACGTTGTGAATGAATATGATGATCAGCATACAAGATTTAGAGATTACCAGAATGAAGCTATAAAAATAATACAAGCAGTGAAAATAACCAAAGAGGACACCGTTTTAGATCTTGGTTGTGGCAGTGGTGAGATAGCAATAAATGTTGCTGAACATTGTAAAAAATTGGTTGCCGTAGATATCTCCGCTAAAATGATTGATTTATGTAAAAGGAAAATATCTCATAACAATATCCACAATGTATTTCCAGTTTGTGGTGGGCTTTTATCCTATGAACATAATTCAGAACCAGTTGATGTCGTAATTTCTAATGTAGTATTGCATCATTTACCCGATTTCTGGAAATTGATAGCGCTTAAAAATATCTATGAATTATTAAAACCAGGTGGAAGGTTCTTCCTTTTTGATGTTGTATTCTCATTTCCAGTCGAAGAACATAAAGAGAACATTTCTAAATGGCTTGATGTTATGGAAGAAAAAGCAGGAAAACATATGATGGAAGAATCTTTAGTTCATGTTAAAGAAGAGTATAGTACTTGGGATTGGATTTTAGAAAAAATGTTGGAGAAAACTGGCTTTAAAATAGTAAATACAGTTGGGGAGATACCGAATACAAGAGCATATATATGCTTAAAGGAGCAATAG
- a CDS encoding Txe/YoeB family addiction module toxin, protein MYKLLFTKQAQKDARKLSSSDLKKKAEELFHILRSEPFYDYPPYEKLIGDLTGSFSRRINIQRRIVYQVLEKEKIVKIIRMWTHYE, encoded by the coding sequence ATGTATAAGTTACTATTTACGAAGCAAGCACAGAAAGATGCGAGAAAGCTGTCCTCATCTGATTTAAAAAAGAAAGCAGAAGAACTATTTCATATATTACGATCAGAACCTTTTTATGATTATCCACCATATGAAAAGTTGATCGGTGATCTTACAGGTTCTTTTTCCAGAAGAATTAATATTCAACGTCGAATAGTCTATCAAGTATTAGAAAAAGAAAAAATCGTTAAGATCATTAGAATGTGGACTCACTATGAGTAG
- a CDS encoding type II toxin-antitoxin system Phd/YefM family antitoxin yields MSSVNVTNARKDLYNIVQKVNLTHEPVEITGKDSNAILVGEEDWKSIQETIYLTSIPGMRESIIEGMNTPIEELSDELGW; encoded by the coding sequence GTGAGTAGTGTAAATGTTACAAATGCAAGAAAGGATTTATATAATATAGTCCAAAAAGTGAATTTAACTCATGAGCCTGTAGAGATAACCGGAAAAGACTCAAATGCAATTCTTGTAGGTGAGGAAGATTGGAAGAGCATTCAGGAAACAATATATTTAACTTCAATTCCAGGAATGAGGGAATCAATAATAGAAGGAATGAATACACCCATCGAAGAATTATCGGATGAATTAGGCTGGTGA
- a CDS encoding IS110 family transposase, with protein MNTVTHIGIDVHKDTYSLCSFNFSAQKSFGQTRIASKSSLVIKYVRKLQKEHPECTVLCGYEAGPTGYGLYRDLAKADIPCVIMAPTTLPKAPGNHIKTDRIDAEELARHLAWGTYSAVHIPTPQDEAVKNYTRLRNTRKKALGRAKQNLLSFLLRHGRCFTEGKNSWTIAHYTWLKGQLFHDEVDQETFPEYLQEVHDQQEKVDRYNQRIEELAALDAYRDRVSRLRCFRGIETHTALSFISEIGDFSRFANPQQFSSFLGLVPKENSSGQRERRGSITKAGNERLRLLLIEGANSTLRSNIYGKKSKRLLARQKGNDPDVIAYADRANRRLHRVYNNLVARGVHHNKATVAVARELSCFIWGMMNNRIN; from the coding sequence ATGAATACTGTAACGCACATTGGAATCGATGTCCACAAAGATACTTACTCGCTGTGTTCATTCAACTTTTCAGCCCAGAAGAGTTTCGGGCAAACCAGAATCGCCAGCAAGAGCTCTCTGGTGATCAAATATGTACGAAAACTACAAAAGGAACATCCTGAGTGTACAGTACTCTGCGGTTATGAAGCAGGTCCAACCGGATACGGACTCTACCGGGATTTGGCGAAAGCAGATATCCCCTGTGTGATTATGGCCCCGACTACGTTGCCGAAAGCACCAGGCAATCACATAAAAACAGACAGGATAGATGCTGAAGAACTGGCCAGACACCTGGCGTGGGGGACCTACAGTGCCGTGCATATACCGACGCCACAAGATGAAGCGGTAAAAAATTATACACGGCTGAGAAATACCCGGAAAAAGGCTCTAGGACGAGCAAAACAGAACCTGTTGTCCTTTCTACTGCGTCATGGACGATGTTTCACCGAGGGAAAAAATTCTTGGACAATTGCCCACTATACATGGCTGAAGGGGCAACTGTTTCATGATGAGGTCGACCAGGAAACGTTTCCTGAATATCTGCAGGAAGTACACGACCAACAGGAAAAGGTAGACCGCTATAATCAGCGGATCGAAGAGTTGGCCGCCTTGGATGCCTACCGAGACCGGGTATCGAGACTTCGCTGTTTCAGGGGAATAGAGACGCATACGGCATTATCGTTTATTTCAGAGATTGGGGACTTCTCCCGGTTTGCAAACCCACAGCAGTTCTCCTCGTTTCTGGGCCTGGTTCCCAAGGAGAACTCCAGTGGTCAGAGAGAACGGCGAGGGAGCATCACAAAGGCCGGGAATGAACGTTTACGGCTCCTTCTTATCGAAGGAGCCAACTCAACCCTGCGAAGCAATATCTATGGAAAGAAATCAAAGCGCCTCCTGGCGAGACAGAAAGGAAATGATCCGGATGTCATTGCGTATGCTGACAGGGCTAACAGGAGATTGCACAGAGTGTACAATAATCTTGTTGCTCGCGGTGTGCATCACAACAAGGCGACCGTCGCTGTTGCCAGAGAGTTATCCTGCTTCATCTGGGGGATGATGAACAATAGAATCAACTAA
- a CDS encoding IS1634 family transposase, which produces MKLAKETIKETNSSELTASKESPGYSYKEIITEYGNITQRWLIIFSEKAYEKQNETLARNVNKERKKQEKEFWHLSNNAFKCEADARDAAKKFGKQLKYHKLEYEVKKKKKFSKRGRPTSTTEETSCEYYLQGSIVINPEAVGKEQGRKGYFIIATNELESQVLDTDSLLSVYKAQGVSVERGFRFLKDPLFFAESLYLKSERRIMALIMVMGLSLLDNMK; this is translated from the coding sequence TTGAAACTAGCAAAAGAAACGATCAAGGAAACAAATTCCAGTGAACTAACTGCTTCAAAAGAATCTCCGGGATATTCATATAAAGAAATCATTACAGAGTATGGAAATATCACCCAGCGTTGGCTTATCATATTTTCGGAAAAAGCATACGAAAAACAAAATGAAACACTGGCGCGGAATGTTAATAAAGAACGAAAAAAGCAAGAGAAAGAATTCTGGCATTTATCTAATAATGCATTCAAATGTGAAGCCGATGCTCGTGATGCGGCTAAGAAGTTCGGGAAGCAGTTAAAATATCACAAGCTTGAATATGAGGTAAAAAAGAAAAAGAAATTTTCTAAACGCGGCCGTCCAACCAGCACTACTGAGGAAACCAGCTGTGAATATTATTTGCAGGGCAGCATCGTGATTAATCCAGAGGCTGTCGGCAAGGAGCAAGGTCGAAAAGGATATTTCATTATTGCAACGAATGAACTTGAATCACAAGTACTTGATACAGACTCCTTACTGTCTGTCTACAAAGCCCAGGGGGTAAGCGTTGAACGTGGATTCCGGTTTTTGAAAGATCCATTATTCTTTGCAGAGAGTCTGTACCTGAAATCTGAAAGACGGATCATGGCACTTATTATGGTCATGGGCTTATCCCTTTTAGACAATATGAAGTGA
- a CDS encoding IS1634 family transposase: MPETIDKLIGKDGRKVSVGKAVKALILNATGFSKKALYLTPRFYDSKPVDLLLGEGITATDLHDDCLGTALDALYEYGVTELFYTVSSEALRRAGIKHKFVHLDTTTFSFEGEFKHEPDDIDQQPVHITKGYSKDSNPELNQVVVSMMCGFRSTLPVFLEVLSGNSSDKKSFGKSIQAFRNSSTKMNFHILLQIVHSIQKQFG, from the coding sequence ATACCTGAAACGATAGATAAACTCATCGGAAAAGACGGGAGAAAGGTCAGTGTTGGAAAAGCTGTGAAAGCACTGATTCTTAACGCAACAGGATTTTCCAAAAAAGCACTCTACCTTACTCCTCGTTTCTATGATTCAAAGCCGGTTGATTTGTTGTTAGGTGAAGGTATAACTGCTACTGATCTTCATGATGATTGCCTTGGTACAGCTCTCGACGCATTGTATGAATACGGCGTCACCGAATTATTTTACACGGTTAGTTCGGAAGCCCTTCGCCGTGCTGGTATAAAACATAAGTTTGTTCACCTTGATACGACTACGTTCTCTTTTGAAGGCGAGTTTAAACATGAACCTGATGATATTGACCAGCAGCCAGTTCATATAACCAAGGGGTATTCGAAAGACAGCAACCCTGAATTGAATCAAGTAGTCGTTTCGATGATGTGTGGATTCAGGAGTACACTGCCTGTTTTTCTTGAAGTTCTCAGCGGGAATTCGAGCGACAAAAAAAGCTTCGGTAAATCCATACAGGCCTTTCGAAACAGTTCAACAAAAATGAACTTCCATATTTTGTTGCAGATAGTGCACTCTATTCAAAAACAATTTGGCTGA